The Brassica napus cultivar Da-Ae chromosome C7, Da-Ae, whole genome shotgun sequence genomic interval aaaataaaagttggaGAGGAAGAAAGTGGGTCCTAGGGTTTTTGGTCACTCATGCGTCTCGCTCTTCTGTCGTTTTGATTTCCAACGAAGTCTGCTCTCctctctcttctttaaagacACAGCAACAGGAGCGTGCATTTTCAGTTGCTTTCAGAGTGAATCGAGCGATGGGCAAGTCAAAGTGTTTCATGGACATTAGCATTGGAGGGGAGCTCGAAGGCAGAATCATCATCGAGCTCTACGACGACGTCGTCCCCAAAACCGCCGAGAATTTCCGATCGCTTTGCACCGGCGAGAAAGGCATCGGCCCCAACACCGGCGTCCCTCTCCACTACAAGGTCAGAAAGAGCTGTTCGTAGCTGAATGTCAAAAGTAGAAAGGTGTTTCCTTTTATGATTTATTTGTAATATCCTATTCTTTCAGGGGAATCGGTTCCACCGTGTTATCAAGGGGTTTATGATTCAAGGAGGGGACATATCAGCTTATGATGGCACTGGTGGTGAATCTATCTACGGGTTAAAGTTTCAAGATGAGAACTTTGACCTCAAACATGAGAGGAAAGGGATGCTCTCTATGGCTAACTCTGGCCCCAACACTAACGGCTCTCAGTTTTTCATCACCACCACTCGCACTTCTCACCTTGATGGGAAACATGTTGTCTTTGGAAGGGTTACCAAAGGGATGGGAGTGGTTCGTTCCATTGAGCATGTTTCAACCGAGGAAAACGCTTGTCCTTCTCTGGATGTCGTGATTCATGACTGTGGGGTGATTCCCGAGGGCCAAGATGATGGCATCTGTAACTTCTTCAACGACGGTGATGTGTTCCCTGACTGGCCTGTTGATCTTAATGCAAGCCCTCTTGAGTTGTCTTGGTGGATGGAGACTGTTGACTCTGTCAAGGCTAGTGGTAACGACCACTTTAAGGTTTGctttcctctcaacctttcttttcttataatTGGATATAATATGTCTGTCTACTTTCCT includes:
- the LOC125590283 gene encoding peptidyl-prolyl cis-trans isomerase CYP40-like; this translates as MGKSKCFMDISIGGELEGRIIIELYDDVVPKTAENFRSLCTGEKGIGPNTGVPLHYKGNRFHRVIKGFMIQGGDISAYDGTGGESIYGLKFQDENFDLKHERKGMLSMANSGPNTNGSQFFITTTRTSHLDGKHVVFGRVTKGMGVVRSIEHVSTEENACPSLDVVIHDCGVIPEGQDDGICNFFNDGDVFPDWPVDLNASPLELSWWMETVDSVKASGNDHFKKQDYKMALRKYRKALRYLDICWEKDGIDQETSTALRKTKSQIFTNSAACKLKFGDAKGALLDTEFAMRDEDNNVKALFRQGQAYMALNNIDAAAESLEKALQFEPNDAGLKKEYAAVMKKIAIRDNKEKKQYRKMFG